The DNA sequence TATCTCTCGAAAGAGACGAAACTTAAACCGGAAAATGGAGAAGGGATGATTGAACCTGTAAAAGCGATGACGATGAGTTCAGAGATAGAGAACGTTTGAGGTGAGTTTCACTTGGAGGTCACGCCTGTCTGCTCTATCTACGATACCGTAGACGAGTTGTAAACCTTTGCTATATTCCCACGCTGATAACTTATTGGAGCCTCGGGAACGAGACTTTATTACATGAAATTACTTTCCGCTCTGTTTTTCTTTTTGCTTATCTTTTTCATGAACGGACCTAAAATCGGGTTAGCAAGCACAACAGAAATCTGATGGTTGTGTGCCTGTATATCTTCGATGTTTTCATATTCCTGCTGAATTATTTGCTGTATGTCCCATTTCATTTGAACGCAATCAAATTCTTTTTCTTTCTTCATAACTCGACAACTTCTTTTGGTGAGTAAATATTAATTGGCTTATAACCGTAAAGCAAATTCACTGCCTGGAATGACTGAATCTTTTCAAAATGTACTATGTGTTTGAAGTTCCAACTTACGACAAAATCTACTTGTGCGACAGAAGCGGTTGCTATATGCTCTGCATCGGAGATAGATGATGGTGATAAAATTCCCGCTTCAAGATACTTATCTCGAAGAAATCCTATTTCCTCAGTAAACTCTATGAATTCTATAAATTGAGGTGGTAACTCTGAAAGCACCATTTGAACGCGTTGAGGCGCCTTATGAAGCTCTCGTAAGGTCGTCGTTGA is a window from the Ignavibacteriota bacterium genome containing:
- a CDS encoding PIN domain protein; amino-acid sequence: MKKYSIYADTSVFGGCFDVEFEKESKKLFAEVTEGKFALVISTTTLRELHKAPQRVQMVLSELPPQFIEFIEFTEEIGFLRDKYLEAGILSPSSISDAEHIATASVAQVDFVVSWNFKHIVHFEKIQSFQAVNLLYGYKPINIYSPKEVVEL